The following are from one region of the Sorghum bicolor cultivar BTx623 chromosome 2, Sorghum_bicolor_NCBIv3, whole genome shotgun sequence genome:
- the LOC8063845 gene encoding malonyl-coenzyme:anthocyanin 5-O-glucoside-6'''-O-malonyltransferase, giving the protein MAPPPSPLPRVRVLERIRVEPQPSDSEQEESALPLTFFDVAWLFTGPVERLFFFRHPEPASTLPLLRSSLSLALRRFYPLAGTIRPHAPFLCSYTRGTDALTMVVAESDSPEDFDRLVARSPRDLALIRPLVPQLPPPGNDGAFALAAVQVTVFPGRGLCLGVSVHHAACDDASTMHFVRTWAAACRLGLENDEGSEDAVLPPPPVLDRSVVADPDDLRGKTLAGMARLAPPPPPTPPPPQQEEKTPMVMASFLLPREQIDRIKEGAAAKASSFVAASALAWVCLLKCGSAGVAGAQRSHMLFSAECRSRLTPPLQAEYFGNCLRPCFVEAATADLLSGETADGVAAAAAAIGSAIREMEQGVLDGAEGWLGSVLSVLPERPMSAGGSPRHGVYETADFGWGRPARVEMVSVEKTPGTVALAESPEGDGGIELGVVLPPDAMDAFASCFAHALGATV; this is encoded by the coding sequence ATGGCGCCGCCTCCGTCTCCCCTGCCGCGAGTGCGCGTCCTCGAGCGCATCCGCGTCGAGCCGCAGCCATCTGATTCTGAGCAAGAAGAGTCTGCGCTCCCTCTCACCTTCTTCGATGTCGCCTGGCTCTTCACCGGCCCTGTTGAGCGCCTCTTCTTCTTCCGCCACCCGGAGCCGGCCTccacgctcccgctcctccgctCCTCGCTCTCCCTCGCGCTCCGCCGCTTCTACCCGCTCGCCGGCACAATCAGGCCCCACGCGCCCTTCCTCTGCTCGTACACCCGTGGCACCGATGCCCTCACCATGGTCGTCGCCGAGTCGGACAGCCCCGAGGATTTCGACCGCCTCGTCGCCAGGTCGCCCAGGGACCTGGCCCTGATTCGCCCCCTCGTGCCGCAGCTGCCGCCGCCGGGGAACGACGGAGCGTTCGCGCTCGCCGCCGTGCAGGTCACCGTCTTCCCCGGCCGCGGCCTCTGCCTCGGCGTCTCCGTCCACCACGCTGCTTGCGACGATGCCTCCACCATGCATTTCGTCCGCACCTGGGCCGCGGCCTGCCGCCTAGGCCTCGAGAACGACGAAGGATCCGAGGACGccgtgctgccgccgccgccggttctGGACCGGTCCGTCGTCGCTGACCCCGACGACCTGCGCGGGAAGACGCTCGCCGGGATGGCGCGCCtcgcccctccccctcccccgacacctccgccgccgcagcaggAGGAGAAGACGCCGATGGTGATGGCGTCGTTCCTGCTGCCACGCGAGCAGATCGACCGGATCAAGGAGGGCGCGGCGGCAAAGGCGTCGTCTTTCGTGGCGGCGTCGGCCTTGGcgtgggtgtgcctcctcaagTGCGGTTCCGCTGGCGTCGCGGGCGCCCAGCGCAGTCACATGCTCTTCTCTGCCGAGTGCCGGTCCAGGCTGACGCCGCCACTGCAGGCCGAATACTTCGGCAACTGCCTGCGCCCCTGCTTCGTGGAAGCCGCCACGGCGGACCTCCTCTCTGGCGAAACAGCGGACGGcgtggctgcggcggcggcggctatcGGGAGCGCGatccgggagatggagcagggCGTGCTGGATGGCGCGGAGGGGTGGCTGGGCAGCGTGCTGTCGGTGCTTCCGGAGCGGCCCATGTCCGCGGGCGGGTCCCCCAGGCACGGCGTGTACGAAACCGCGGACTtcgggtggggccggccggcgagGGTGGAGATGGTGTCGGTGGAGAAGACGCCCGGGACGGTAGCGCTGGCGGAGAGCCCGGAGGGAGATGGCGGCATCGAGCTCGGGGTGGTGTTGCCGCCGGACGCCATGGATGCATTTGCTTCCTGCTTTGCGCATGCCCTCGGCGCCACCGTCTGA